In a single window of the Thunnus albacares chromosome 1, fThuAlb1.1, whole genome shotgun sequence genome:
- the LOC122985554 gene encoding myoblast determination protein 1 homolog 1-like, which yields MDLSDLPFPLSSADDLYDDPCFSTSDMNFFDDLDARLMHAGLLKSEDHHHHHHHYHVPIAEEEDEHVRAPGGLHQAGHCLLWACKACKRKTTHADRRKAATMRERRRLSKVNDAFETLKRCTASNPNQRLPKVDILRNAISYIESLQALLRAGRDDGFYPPLKHYSGDSDASSPRSNCSDGMMDFISPCSTRSENSDGSYCGQTSDDASSSKPSPISSLDCLSSIVQRISTDPVVAPPGDSVVPQGPGSPQNSPAVSSPSDEPNSIYEPL from the exons ATGGATCTGTCCGAccttcccttccctctctcctctgctgatGACCTCTACGATGACCCCTGCTTCAGCACCAGTGACATGAACTTTTTTGATGACCTGGACGCCCGGCTGATGCACGCCGGCCTGCTGAAGTCCGAggaccatcaccatcatcatcaccactaCCATGTCCCCATcgcagaggaggaggacgagcaTGTGAGGGCCCCCGGGGGCCTCCACCAGGCGGGACACTGCCTGCTGTGGGCCTGCAAGGCCTGCAAGAGGAAGAcaacacatgcagacaggagGAAGGCAGCAACGATGCGAGAGAGGCGACGGCTCAGTAAGGTCAACGACGCCTTTGAGACCCTGAAACGCTGCACGGCCTCCAACCCCAACCAGCGGCTGCCAAAGGTGGACATCCTGCGCAACGCAATCAGCTACATTGAGTCCCTGCAGGCGCTGCTGAGGGCCGGCCGGGATGACGGCTTCTACCCGCCGCTCAAACACTACAGCGGGGACTCGGACGCCTCTAGCCCCCGCTCCAACTGCTCTGATGGCATG ATGGATTTCATCTCTCCGTGTTCGACCAGAAGTGAAAACAGTGACGGTTCCTACTGCGGCCAGACATCAGACG acgcTAGTAGCAGCAAGCCGTCACCTATTTCCAGTTTGGACTGTTTGTCCAGCATTGTACAGCGGATCAGTACGGACCCGGTTGTGGCCCCACCAGGGGACAGCGTGGTCCCTCAGGGCCCTGGATCTCCTCAGAACAGCCCTGCAGTCTCCAGTCCTTCTGATGAACCCAACAGCATCTATGAGCCACTCTGA
- the LOC122985536 gene encoding troponin T, fast skeletal muscle isoforms-like isoform X4, giving the protein MSDVEEVDQYEDEEEAYEEEEEKPKFKPSAPKIPDGEKVDFDDIQKKRQNKDLVELQSLIDAHFECRKKEEEELIALKERIEKRRAERAEQQRIRAEKDKERQARREAERMRKEDAEAHRKAEDEAKKKIALTNMGSGYSGLLQRAEQRRGKKQTEREKKKKILAERLKPLTIDNLSEDNLKEKAKELWSWLHNLEAIKYDYCERLKRQRYEVISLRNRIDELQKHSKKGAASRRRK; this is encoded by the exons ATGTCTGACGTTGAGGAAGT ggATCAGTACGAGG ACGAGGAAG AGGCCTATGAAGAAGAAG AGGAAAAGCCAAAGTTCAA ACCCTCTGCTCCGAAGATCCCTGATGGCGAGAAAGTAGACTTTGAT GACATCCAGAAGAAACGTCAAAACAAAGACCTGGTCGAGCTGCAGTCGCTGATCGATGCTCACTTTGAGTgcagaaagaaggaagaagaggagctcATTGCTCTCAAAGAAAGAATT GAGAAGCGCCGCGCTGAGCGAGCTGAGCAGCAGAGGATTCGTGCTGAGAAGGATAAAGAGCGGCAGGCCAGGCGGGAG GCTGAACGGATGAGAAAGGAGGATGCCGAAGCCCACAGGAAGGCTGAGGATGAAGCCAAGAAGAAGATAGCTCTGACAAATATGGGGTCCGGCTACAGCGGCCTTCTGCAGAGG GCTGAACAGAGGAGAGGCAAGAAGCagactgaaagagaaaagaagaagaagattctGGCAGAGAGACTCAAACCCCTGACTATCGACAATCTCAGCGAGGACAATCTGAA GGAAAAAGCGAAGGAGCTGTGGTCATGGCTGCACAACCTGGAGGCAATTAAGTACGATTACTGCGAGAGGCTCAAGAGACAGAGATATGAG gtGATCTCTCTCAGAAACCGCATCGATGAGCTGCAGAAACA CAGCAAGAAGGGAGCCGCCTCACGCCGCAGAAAGTGA
- the LOC122985536 gene encoding troponin T, fast skeletal muscle isoforms-like isoform X3: MSDVEEVDQYEDEEEAYEEEVEDEDQDEEKPKFKPSAPKIPDGEKVDFDDIQKKRQNKDLVELQSLIDAHFECRKKEEEELIALKERIEKRRAERAEQQRIRAEKDKERQARREAERMRKEDAEAHRKAEDEAKKKIALTNMGSGYSGLLQRAEQRRGKKQTEREKKKKILAERLKPLTIDNLSEDNLKEKAKELWSWLHNLEAIKYDYCERLKRQRYEVISLRNRIDELQKHSKKGAASRRRK, encoded by the exons ATGTCTGACGTTGAGGAAGT ggATCAGTACGAGG ACGAGGAAG AGGCCTATGAAGAAGAAG TGGAGGACGAAGATCAAGATG AGGAAAAGCCAAAGTTCAA ACCCTCTGCTCCGAAGATCCCTGATGGCGAGAAAGTAGACTTTGAT GACATCCAGAAGAAACGTCAAAACAAAGACCTGGTCGAGCTGCAGTCGCTGATCGATGCTCACTTTGAGTgcagaaagaaggaagaagaggagctcATTGCTCTCAAAGAAAGAATT GAGAAGCGCCGCGCTGAGCGAGCTGAGCAGCAGAGGATTCGTGCTGAGAAGGATAAAGAGCGGCAGGCCAGGCGGGAG GCTGAACGGATGAGAAAGGAGGATGCCGAAGCCCACAGGAAGGCTGAGGATGAAGCCAAGAAGAAGATAGCTCTGACAAATATGGGGTCCGGCTACAGCGGCCTTCTGCAGAGG GCTGAACAGAGGAGAGGCAAGAAGCagactgaaagagaaaagaagaagaagattctGGCAGAGAGACTCAAACCCCTGACTATCGACAATCTCAGCGAGGACAATCTGAA GGAAAAAGCGAAGGAGCTGTGGTCATGGCTGCACAACCTGGAGGCAATTAAGTACGATTACTGCGAGAGGCTCAAGAGACAGAGATATGAG gtGATCTCTCTCAGAAACCGCATCGATGAGCTGCAGAAACA CAGCAAGAAGGGAGCCGCCTCACGCCGCAGAAAGTGA
- the LOC122985536 gene encoding troponin T, fast skeletal muscle isoforms-like isoform X1, with the protein MSDVEEVDQYEDEEAQEEVVEVEVAPEAEAQVEAEPEVEPEPEAEPEPEPEPEPEPEEEEAYEEEVEDEDQDEEKPKFKPSAPKIPDGEKVDFDDIQKKRQNKDLVELQSLIDAHFECRKKEEEELIALKERIEKRRAERAEQQRIRAEKDKERQARREAERMRKEDAEAHRKAEDEAKKKIALTNMGSGYSGLLQRAEQRRGKKQTEREKKKKILAERLKPLTIDNLSEDNLKEKAKELWSWLHNLEAIKYDYCERLKRQRYEVISLRNRIDELQKHSKKGAASRRRK; encoded by the exons ATGTCTGACGTTGAGGAAGT ggATCAGTACGAGG ACGAGGAAG CCCAGGAGGAggtagtagaagtagaagtagccCCTGAGGCGGAGGCCCAGGTAGAAGCAGAACCAGAAGTAGAGCCTGAACCAGAAGCAGagccagaaccagaaccagaaccagaaccagaacctgAGGAGGAAG AGGCCTATGAAGAAGAAG TGGAGGACGAAGATCAAGATG AGGAAAAGCCAAAGTTCAA ACCCTCTGCTCCGAAGATCCCTGATGGCGAGAAAGTAGACTTTGAT GACATCCAGAAGAAACGTCAAAACAAAGACCTGGTCGAGCTGCAGTCGCTGATCGATGCTCACTTTGAGTgcagaaagaaggaagaagaggagctcATTGCTCTCAAAGAAAGAATT GAGAAGCGCCGCGCTGAGCGAGCTGAGCAGCAGAGGATTCGTGCTGAGAAGGATAAAGAGCGGCAGGCCAGGCGGGAG GCTGAACGGATGAGAAAGGAGGATGCCGAAGCCCACAGGAAGGCTGAGGATGAAGCCAAGAAGAAGATAGCTCTGACAAATATGGGGTCCGGCTACAGCGGCCTTCTGCAGAGG GCTGAACAGAGGAGAGGCAAGAAGCagactgaaagagaaaagaagaagaagattctGGCAGAGAGACTCAAACCCCTGACTATCGACAATCTCAGCGAGGACAATCTGAA GGAAAAAGCGAAGGAGCTGTGGTCATGGCTGCACAACCTGGAGGCAATTAAGTACGATTACTGCGAGAGGCTCAAGAGACAGAGATATGAG gtGATCTCTCTCAGAAACCGCATCGATGAGCTGCAGAAACA CAGCAAGAAGGGAGCCGCCTCACGCCGCAGAAAGTGA
- the LOC122985536 gene encoding troponin T, fast skeletal muscle isoforms-like isoform X2 has translation MSDVEEVDQYEDEEAQEEVVEVEVAPEAEAQVEAEPEVEPEPEAEPEPEPEPEPEPEEEEAYEEEEEKPKFKPSAPKIPDGEKVDFDDIQKKRQNKDLVELQSLIDAHFECRKKEEEELIALKERIEKRRAERAEQQRIRAEKDKERQARREAERMRKEDAEAHRKAEDEAKKKIALTNMGSGYSGLLQRAEQRRGKKQTEREKKKKILAERLKPLTIDNLSEDNLKEKAKELWSWLHNLEAIKYDYCERLKRQRYEVISLRNRIDELQKHSKKGAASRRRK, from the exons ATGTCTGACGTTGAGGAAGT ggATCAGTACGAGG ACGAGGAAG CCCAGGAGGAggtagtagaagtagaagtagccCCTGAGGCGGAGGCCCAGGTAGAAGCAGAACCAGAAGTAGAGCCTGAACCAGAAGCAGagccagaaccagaaccagaaccagaaccagaacctgAGGAGGAAG AGGCCTATGAAGAAGAAG AGGAAAAGCCAAAGTTCAA ACCCTCTGCTCCGAAGATCCCTGATGGCGAGAAAGTAGACTTTGAT GACATCCAGAAGAAACGTCAAAACAAAGACCTGGTCGAGCTGCAGTCGCTGATCGATGCTCACTTTGAGTgcagaaagaaggaagaagaggagctcATTGCTCTCAAAGAAAGAATT GAGAAGCGCCGCGCTGAGCGAGCTGAGCAGCAGAGGATTCGTGCTGAGAAGGATAAAGAGCGGCAGGCCAGGCGGGAG GCTGAACGGATGAGAAAGGAGGATGCCGAAGCCCACAGGAAGGCTGAGGATGAAGCCAAGAAGAAGATAGCTCTGACAAATATGGGGTCCGGCTACAGCGGCCTTCTGCAGAGG GCTGAACAGAGGAGAGGCAAGAAGCagactgaaagagaaaagaagaagaagattctGGCAGAGAGACTCAAACCCCTGACTATCGACAATCTCAGCGAGGACAATCTGAA GGAAAAAGCGAAGGAGCTGTGGTCATGGCTGCACAACCTGGAGGCAATTAAGTACGATTACTGCGAGAGGCTCAAGAGACAGAGATATGAG gtGATCTCTCTCAGAAACCGCATCGATGAGCTGCAGAAACA CAGCAAGAAGGGAGCCGCCTCACGCCGCAGAAAGTGA